Proteins found in one Arachis stenosperma cultivar V10309 chromosome 8, arast.V10309.gnm1.PFL2, whole genome shotgun sequence genomic segment:
- the LOC130945297 gene encoding uncharacterized protein LOC130945297, whose amino-acid sequence MSSIVKDILASPIQMADQISKLAEDVPNFKDDCQTLKGKTEKLSALLRQAARNSNDLYERPTRRIIEDTEQVLDKALTLVIKCRANTFIKRLFTIIPATAFRKTFLQLENSIGDVQWLLRVSASAEERDDEYLGLPPIASNEPILCLIWEQVAILLSGCPVEERADAAASLVSLARDNDRYGKLIVEEGGVAPLLKLLKEGRLEGQENAARAIGLLGKDPESVEQIVNAGVCSAFVKVLKDGHMKVQVMVAWAISELAANHPKCQDHFAQNNAIRLLVSHLAFETIQEHSKYAIANKNKMSSMDPDDEHRKASLDDHRYKPAHPMGGNHASSQMQNLVTNTFMAQGQQQQQHHHVSIAGTSIKGREAEDPATKAQMKAMAARALWQLSKGNLTICRNITESRALLCFAVLLEKGPEDVQYYSAMALMEITAVAEQYAELRRDAFKPTSPSAKAVVEQLLKVIDKGESNLLIPCIRSIGNLARTFRATETRLIPPLVRLLDEREAQVSMEAAIALNKFACTDNFLHETHCNAIIEAGGAKHLIQLVYFGEQMVQIPSVTLLCYIALHVPKSDILAQEEVLIVLEWCTKQAHLIQDPSIESLLPEARIRLELYQSRTTRVGVGFR is encoded by the coding sequence ATGTCGAGCATCGTCAAGGACATCCTTGCGAGCCCGATACAGATGGCGGACCAGATATCAAAGTTGGCGGAGGATGTCCCCAATTTCAAGGACGATTGTCAGACACTCAAGGGCAAGACAGAGAAGCTCTCCGCACTTCTCCGCCAGGCCGCAAGAAACAGCAACGATCTCTACGAGCGCCCCACACGCCGCATCATCGAAGACACCGAGCAGGTCCTCGACAAAGCCCTCACCCTCGTGATCAAGTGCCGCGCCAACACCTTCATCAAGAGGCTCTTTACCATCATCCCGGCCACCGCCTTCCGCAAAACCTTCTTGCAGCTCGAGAATTCCATCGGTGACGTCCAGTGGCTCCTTCGCGTCTCGGCTTCCGCGGAGGAGCGCGACGACGAGTATCTCGGCCTTCCTCCCATCGCCTCCAACGAGCCCATTCTCTGCCTCATATGGGAGCAGGTCGCCATCTTACTTTCTGGCTGCCCCGTGGAAGAACGTGCAGACGCTGCGGCTTCCTTGGTTTCCTTGGCTCGTGACAACGACCGCTACGGAAAACTGATTGTGGAGGAAGGTGGGGTGGCGCCGTTGCTGAAGTTGTTGAAAGAAGGGCGATTGGAGGGTCAAGAGAATGCTGCGAGGGCAATCGGGTTGCTTGGGAAAGATCCAGAGAGCGTGGAGCAGATTGTTAACGCAGGTGTTTGCTCAGCGTTTGTGAAAGTCCTGAAAGACGGGCACATGAAGGTTCAGGTGATGGTCGCATGGGCTATTTCGGAGCTTGCGGCAAACCATCCCAAGTGCCAGGATCATTTCGCCCAGAACAACGCCATACGCTTGCTTGTTAGCCATTTGGCCTTCGAGACCATTCAGGAGCACAGCAAGTACGCCATTGCCAACAAGAACAAAATGTCCTCCATGGACCCCGACGATGAGCACAGAAAGGCCTCTCTTGATGATCATCGCTACAAACCTGCCCACCCCATGGGGGGAAATCACGCCTCTAGCCAGATGCAAAATCTGGTTACCAACACATTCATGGCGCAGGGGCAACAGCAACAGCAACACCATCATGTGTCCATTGCAGGAACGAGCATCAAGGGAAGAGAGGCAGAAGATCCGGCCACAAAAGCACAGATGAAGGCCATGGCAGCGAGAGCTCTTTGGCAGCTTTCCAAGGGTAACCTCACCATCTGCAGGAATATAACGGAATCCAGAGCTCTTCTGTGTTTCGCGGTTCTGCTGGAGAAAGGGCCCGAGGATGTGCAGTATTACTCGGCAATGGCGCTCATGGAGATCACCGCAGTGGCAGAGCAGTATGCAGAGCTGAGACGCGACGCCTTTAAGCCCACCTCCCCTTCCGCAAAGGCTGTTGTGGAGCAGCTGCTTAAAGTGATCGACAAAGGTGAATCGAACCTTCTCATTCCTTGCATAAGATCCATTGGCAACCTAGCAAGGACCTTCCGTGCAACGGAGACTAGATTGATTCCCCCATTGGTGAGGCTTCTTGACGAGAGAGAGGCCCAAGTGTCCATGGAGGCCGCTATTGCTCTCAACAAGTTTGCCTGTACCGACAACTTCCTCCACGAGACTCACTGCAACGCCATCATCGAGGCTGGCGGTGCCAAGCACCTCATCCAACTCGTTTATTTCGGTGAGCAGATGGTGCAGATTCCCTCCGTCACTCTTCTGTGTTACATAGCTCTGCATGTCCCCAAAAGTGATATTCTTGCTCAAGAAGAGGTTCTCATCGTCCTTGAGTGGTGCACCAAGCAAGCACATCTAATTCAAGATCCTTCCATTGAGTCACTATTGCCTGAAGCCAGAATCAGGTTGGAACTTTATCAGTCAAGGACTACAAGAGTAGGAGTAGGATTCCGCTAG